The Geothrix sp. DNA segment AGACGGCCATGGGTCACTCCTCGAGTCAGGACTGCTTGCCAAGGGCGCGGAGCCACTGGCGTTGGAGCCGCAGGTAGGGCTGGGGATTCACGGGTTTCCCGTTCCGGCGGACCTCGTAGTGGAGGTGGACGCCCGTTGCGTTTCCCGAGCGTCCCATGGCCCCCAGAATATCCCCGCGTGAAACCTTCTGGCCCACTTTCGCGTCCAGCCGGTTCAGGTGGGCGTACAGGGTTTCCTGGTCGTCGGTGTGGCGGACACGCACGCCCCAGCCGTAGCGGTCCATCCAACCCGCTTCCACGACTTCGCCATCGGCCGTGGCCTGCACGGGGGTGTCGATGGCGTTGCTGATGTCGATGCCCGTGTGGTACCCGAGCAGGCCATCACCTTCCTCATTGGATCTGGAGAAGGGGCTCACCCTGACGCCAAAACCCGAGCTGAGGTAGCCGGCGGTGGGCGGGATCGAGGGCGTGTGGGACCAGGCCCGAATCACCGGCTCCATGCGCGCACGCACCACGGCGGCCTGTTTCGAGGTGTAGTCGAGGTCCTGCCGCAGGCGCGAGAGGCGTTCCTGGGTTCCCGGTGGAAGGGGAGTGGCGTTCGGCTGGCCCGGCAGGGCGGGAAGGGGGGATCCGGCCGGGGCCTTGGGATCCAGCAGCTTCAACAGTTCCGTGTGCTGCTTGCGCAGGGTGGCCACTTCGCTTTCGAGGGCCTGGGCCTGGTCCAGTGAGGAACGCAGCTGCTCCTGCTGCTCCTGGGTCTCCTTGGCCAGACGGCCGAAGCTCATGATCTTCTTCGTGGCCCACAGGCCGTAGCCTGACCCGATCATGGCCAGGGCCCAGAAGCCCACGACGCCGCCCAGGACCCAGAGCATCAGCCGGCGGGTGAGGGACCAGCGGAAAGTCCGGTCGCTGAAGACCACCATCACCGTGAGCCAGCGCCCGGAATCAGGGCGGCTGGAGCGCAGGGCGCGGCGGCGTTCAGGCTGATGCGAGGACATGGCCCCCCAGCATACCTGGGAACAGTGACACAGGCGAATCGTCTTCTTACAACCAATGGTCTAGAGAGGTGCCAGCAACGACCTCGACAGCCAGTATTCCAATGCGTGCCCTGCGAAAAAGACGAGACCGATCAGGCTGTTCAAAGTGAAGAAGGCCTGGTCGATGTGGGTCAGGTCCCCGCTCCGCACAAGCCATTGTTCCCGGGCCAGCATGGCCGCGACCGCGCCCCATCCGGCCCAGGACCACAGGTGGCCACCCATCTGGTGGTTGAACAGGCCCCAGCAGACCAGGGCCCCGATGTGCAGGGCGCGGGACAGGAAGAGGGCCCCGCGGGTGCCCAGCTTCGAGGGGATCGAGTGGAGGCCCCTCGACCGGTCGAAGGCCTCGTCCTGCAATGAGTAGAGGATGTCGAAGCCCGCCGTCCAGGCCAGCACGCCCGCGGATAGCCACAGGGCCGGTGCTTCGACCCGCCCTGAAACGGCGATCCAGGCACCGAGGGGCGCGCCGGACAGGGACAACCCCAGCACCAGATGGGCCCAGGCCGTGAAGCGCTTGCAGAGCGAGTAGCCCAGGATGATGACCAGGGCCAGGGGGGAGAGGGCCCAGGTGAGGGGCCCGAGGGCTCCCGCGGCCAGGCCGAAGAGGACGATGCCAACGCCCAGGAGGGCCATGGCCGCCGCCTTCGACACCCGGCCGGCCGGCAAAGCGCGGCTGGCCGTACGCGGATTCTCGGCGTCCACATCCATGTCCACCAGACGGTTGAAGGTCATGGCGGCCGTGCGCGCGCCCACCATGGCCGCCAGGATCCACAGTGCCGTGCGCAGGGGGGGGAGCCCCTGCGCCGCTCCGATGGCTCCCAGCAGGGCGAAGGGCAGCGCGAACACCGTGTGCTCGAACTTGATCATGTCGAGCAGCTCTGGCAGCGACCGGAGCCCGGATCTGCTGGAATGGACGGGCTGATTGGATTCCCCCGGGCGTGGGGAGGCTGGATGGTCCGCCGGGTCGGCGGGCGGGGCCTGGGGGGCCTGGACTTGCTGCAGGTCGGGTTCAGAAGGTTCCATCGCCTCTCATGATCGGATGAAACCCTGCGTTTGTCTCCGAGGGTAGGGCCGACGCCGGTCCACCCCGAGTTCAGGTCTTCCGCAACATCAGCAGCGTGCGGTCATCCGGGTAGGGTGCCCCCTGGGTGAACCGGTCCAGCTCCCCGAGCAGGCCGGCGTCCAGGGCCGGGAGTGGTTCGCCGCGCCGGGCCCGCACGAAGGTGGTGAGGGCCTCGACGCCGAATTCCTCCTCCTGGGGATCGGTGGCTTCCGTGATGCCATCGGTGTACACCACCAGCAGATCGCCGGATTCCAGCTGGATCGTGGCCTCTTCGTACGGGTTGCCCGGCAGCATGGCCAGGGGCAGGCCCTGGGCTTCCAGGTTCCGGATCGTGCCACCCGGGCAGAGGAAGAGCGCGGGATTGTGGCCCGCGTTGGTGTAGGTGAGCGCGCCCGTCCGGGGATCAAGCAGGGCGAGGAAGGCGGTTACGAAGCGCCGGCCGTCGGTGTGGCGCGCCAGCATCCGGGAAAGCTGGAAGGCCAGGTCCGCCGTGGAGAGGTCGCGCTCGGTCCACGCCTCCAGAGTGGCCTGGAGCGAGGCCATCAGCAGGCCCGGACCCAAGCCCTTGCCGCTCACGTCCGCCAGACAGAAGAGCCAGCGTCCATCGCTCCGTGGCCACCAGCCGAAGAGATCCCCCGAGACCTGGCGGCTGGGCAGGTTGTTGCCATGGATTTCATAGCCTGCGATGTCCGGCGGGAAGCCCGGCAGCAGACCCTGCTGGATGTGGCGGGCCAGATCCAGTTCCTGATCCACCTTCTTGCGGGCCATGGCCTCCTCGCGCATGCGGCCCTGTTCCAGCTTGGCCGTGGCCAGATGAGCCAGGATGCTGGCCAGACGAAGATCCTCCTCGTTGAAGGGCGGGCGGGGAGGATGGGAGTCCAGGTAGAGCAGACCTTTCACGACGCCCTGGTGCTCCAGGGGGGTGACCATGGCCGAGGTGACCCCGCTGAGCATGAGGGAGGGCGAAGCAAGGCCCTGGTTGTCCCCGAAGTCGTTGAAGAGCACGGACTCCTTGCGCTCGAGGGCGGCGTCCACGAGGCTGCGTGCCAGCAGGATGGGCTGGTTGCCTTCAGGCCCACGGGAGGCCACGGTATGGAGCCCGGCCCGGTTGTCCTGGATCAGGACGGCAGCCCGCCAGGGTCTCAGCAGGGTCCAGAGGCGATCCAGGAGATGGGAGAGCAGCTGCTCGGGCGGGCTGTCCTCCAGCAGTTCCAGCGAGAGGGCCTGGATCTCGCGGATCACTTCCCGCAGGCGCAGGGTCTCCGGCGCCTCGCTGCGCCGATCCGGACCGGCCCGGAGGCGATCCAGCGGCAGCACGATGGAGCCCGCGGAAGAGGACGCATCCGATTCCGCGCCGATCCGGACGCGGGGCCCCTGCGAGGGGGAGCCCAGTCGGATGGGCACCTGGCCCAGCCGGATCTCGTCCTCCTCCCGCAGGGGATGGGGCACCGTGATGCGCTCACCGTTCAGGGACGTCCCGTTCAGAGAACCGAGATCCTCGAGGTAGGGAATCCCGTCCTTCAGGCTGATGCGAGCGTGGTGGCGGCTCAGGCTGGCATCGGGGATGGCCACGTCATTCTGTGAAGAGCGGCCCAGCGTCCAGGCCTTCGCCTCTCCCTCCAGCGGGATGGGTGGTCGACCGGGAATGTGCAGCACGAGCGGCTTCATGAGGCCTTCGAGGTCAAGAATGGGCTGGATCCGACTGGTGAATTACAGGCAAGGTACACCACCTTGCGCCAGCACGGTTGACCTATGATGAGGACGATCCCAAGGAAACCATGTCCCTACAGCCAGGTATCCATCTTGGCCCCTACGAGATCCTTTCACCCCTTGGTGCGGGTGGCATGGGTGAGGTGTGGAAGGCCAAGGACACTCGGCTGGATCGCTTCGTGGCCGTGAAGGTGCTTCCGGAACACCTGGCGAAGCATCCCGAATCGCTGGCCCGCTTCGAGCGGGAAGCCAAGGCCGTGGCTGCGCTGAACCATCCGAACATCACGGGGATCTTCGACCTCGGCACCACCGGGGGCACGGCCTACGTGGCGATGGAGCTGCTCGAGGGCGAGTCGCTGCGGACGCGGCTGGAGAGCGGTCCGCTCTCGCCGAAGAGGGCCACGGAGCTGGCCATCCAGCTGGCGCAAGGATTGGCGGCGGCCCACGAGAAGGGCGTGGTGCACCGCGACCTCAAGCCCGACAATCTGTGGATCACGAAGGATGGCCGCCTCAAGATCCTGGATTTCGGCCTGGCCAAGCAGCTCCCGGGCATCGGTCAGGGTTCGGATTCCTACCTGCCTACGGCGGCCATCCAGGCGGAACACCACACCGAGAAGGGCATGATCCTGGGCACGCTGGGCTACATGTCGCCGGAGCAGGTGCGGGGTGAGGCGGTGGATGCCCGCGCGGATCTGTTCAGCTTCGGCGTGGTGCTGTTCGAGATGCTGACGGGCAGGAGGGCCTTCGCCCGGGACACGGCCAGCGACACCATGGCGGCGATCCTGCGCGACGATCCGCCAGAGCTTGAAGGCACCAGCCGGCCCATTCCCATGGCCCTCCGCCGCATCATCGACCACTGCCTGGAGAAGGCGCCGGCGCGGCGGTTCCGCGATGCCCACGATGTGGCCTTCGCCCTGGAAAACCTGTCTTCGCCCGAGGGCCCGGCGCCCATCACGGCCCCCTTCGCGCCGCAGAACCGTCGGGCCACGCAGGCGTGGGCCCTGATCGCCGGGGCCGCCATGCTCGGCGCGGGCCTCGCGGGGTGGCTACTGCGCGGCGGCGCTCCGGCCCCGCCAACCTTCCAGCCGCTCACCAATGAGCGGGGCACCCTCAGCGCCGCTCGTTTCATCCCCAACACGTCCGAGGTCCTCTACAGTGCGCGCTGGGGAGTCCAACCCGAGCAGTGGTACACGCGCAAGCTCGAGCAGCCTGGGGTGCAGGCCGTTCCGGGCGGCGAGGGGCCCATCCTCTCCGTGACCCGGGATGGGGAAGTGTTGGCACTCACCCAGGCCTATCTCACGCACGGTCAGCTCTCCGGCCGCCTCTTCAGCCTGCCCGTCGTGGGCGGAAGCCCGAGGGAGTGGGCCGAGGGCACCTGGGGCTGCGACCAGGGGGAACGCAGCGGGGACATGGCTTGCATCCTCGGTTCCTACGGTGCGGAGATCCGCATCGAGTGGCCCCTGGGACACACCGTCTACCGCTGCCTGAATACCCTGCGGTCGCTGCGCATCCGGGGCGACCAGCTCGTGGTGTTCCAGGAAAAGCAGGGGAACGTGGAAGAGGGCGTGCTGCTCCTGCTGGACAGGAAGGGGCTGGTGCGGGAGCTCTGCAGCCTGAGGGGCTTCACGGGGCTGGCCTGGGGGCCCCGGGCCGATGAGATCTGGGTGTCGACCTATCACCGGGGCGAGAGCCGGATCCTGGCCCTGGACCTGGCGGGCAAGTCGCGAGTCCTCCTCCATCACGCCGGACGTTTGGAGATCCAGGATGTGGATGGGCGGGGCCGGGTGCTCGCGGCCCTCCACACCTACCAGCGCCACACCTTCGCCCACCTCGAAGGGGAGCCATCGGATCGGGATCTGGGGTGGCTCGACGCCCAGGCGACCATGGGCATGACGTCGGATGCAAGGACGGTCCTGCTGGCGAACCTCGGGGAGTGGTCCACCACCGAGGGCGCCCTGTACCTGCGGCCCATCGCCGGGGGCCCGGCCCAGCGGATGGGCATGGCCGGAAGCAGCCAGCCGACGCTCTCCTTGAACGGGAAATGGGTGGGCAGCTTCACGCGCGACCCGGAGTTCAGCCTGATCGTGACGCCCACGGGGCAAGGCATCGCCCGGAAGGTGCCCTTGCCGGAAATGCGGGATGGAGACATTTCCGCAAACGTCTTCAACGACGGGCGGCAAGCCTTCGTCTGGGGCAGCCTCAACCGGGGCCCCTTCGGCGGGTTCTCGCTGGACCTGGCGTCGGGTTCGATCCGCAAGGTCACCCGGGACGGCCTGTCCCCCTTCCTCTTCGAGTCTCCGTGCTCCCCCGATGGCCAGTGGCTGGCACTCATCGATGGCAACAAGACGGAGAAGGGCGCCAACCCGATCGTCATCATCCATCCAGACGGGACGGGAGAGCGCATCTACACCTGGCTGAAGCCGGGTGAGGCCATTTCCAGCTGGGGAGCGGATTCCGCCAGCCTCATCGTGTGGGACCGCAACCGCCTGCCCGCCGTGGTGGAGCGACTGGACCTCGCCACCGGGCGGCGCACGCGCATGGCCCAGATCACGCCCCCCGATCCCGCCGGCGTGCCGGGCATCCAGGGGGTCTTCCTCTCCCCGACCGGCACCCGCTACGCCTACAACTTCGTGCGAAGACTCTCGCAGCTCTACACCATCGAGGGGCTGAAATGATTCCGGCCTCTTTGCCCGGCCACCCTTGAGGAGATCCCTTTCGATGATCCGATCAGCCGCCCTAGCCATTCTCTGGTCCGCCCTCCTGGCAGCCCAGGCCGACCCTGCGCTGCTGCATGCCCGGAAGCTGCTCAAGTCCACCGTCCTCGTGGACGGACACAACGACCTGCCCTGGACGATCCGCGAGGACCCGAAGGCGCCCCGGGACGTGGAGGCCTACGACCTGCGCAAGAGGACCACCAGTGAGGTGGACCTGGCCCGACTGAAGCAGGGGCTCCTGGGTGCCCAGTTCTGGTCGATCTATGTGCCCGGGGAAACCAAGGAGGGCTTCGCCAAGGTCCAGCTGGAGCAGTTCGACATCGCCCGCCGCATGATCGCGAAATATCACGAGGCCCTGGAGCTGGCCTTGTCCACCTCGGACATCCGCCGCATCCGCGCCAAGGGCAAGCTGGCCTCCCTGCTGGGCATGGAGGGGGGGCACGTGCTGGAGAACTCCCTGGGGGCGCTTCGCACTTACCACGACCTCGGGGCGCGCTACCTGACGCTCACCCACAACGTGACCCTGGACTGGGCGGACGCGGCCATGGACAAGCCGACCCACGGCGGCTTGACGCCCTTCGGCAAGGAGGTGGTCCGCGAGATGAACCGCCTGGGCATGCTGGTGGACATCAGCCACGTGAACCCGGACGTCATGCGGGACGTGCTCGACACCAGCGAGGCCCCCGTCATTTTCTCGCACAGCTGTGCCAGGGCCCTGGTGGACCACCCCCGCAACGTGCCCGATGGCATCCTGCAGCGCATGGCCGGCAATGGCGGCGTGGTGATGGTGACCTTCATCCCGCCCTTCGTGAACCGGGCCTCCAGAGCGTGGGAGGCAGGCCTGGAGAAGGCGGCCAAGGGCATGAGCTACGACGAGGCGGGCTACAAGAAGCTCGAAGCCGACTACATCCAGGCCCAGGGCCCCTCGCCGAAAGCGTCGCTGAAGGACGTGGCGGACCACATCGACCATGTGGCCAAGGTCGCCGGCCATGACCACGTGGGCATCGCCTCTGACTTCTGGGGCGGCACGACGCCGGTGGGCCTGGAGGATGTCTCCAAATATCCCGACCTCTTCGCCGAGCTCATCCGCCGCGGCTGGAGCGACCGCGACTTGCGGAAGCTCGCCGGGGAGAACCTGCTGCGGGCCTTCGCCAAGGCCGAGGGAATTGCCAGGCGGCTGCAGAAACAACGCCCGGCCAGCACCGCCACCATCGAAGGTCTGGACCGCAAAAAGTAGGGTGGATCACCACCCCTCGACCCCTCCCCCGTCTGCCTCTGATGGACCCAACCCCACAAGGAACCATGTCCCTGCAAACTGGCACCAAGCTCGGCCCCTACGAGATCCTCGCGCCCCTGGGGGCTGGAGGCATGGGCGAGGTGTACAAAGCCAAGGACACGCGGCTCGATCGCCTGGTGGCCGTGAAGGTGCTGCCCGAGCACCTGGCGAAGAGTCCCGAGGCCCTGGCCCGCTTCGAGCGGGAGGCCAAAGCCGTGGCGGCCCTGAATCACCCCAACATCACGGGCATCTTCGACCTCGGGAACTCGGATGGCAAGGCCTACGTGGCGATGGAACTCCTCGAGGGCGAGTCGCTACGCACGCGCCTGGAGCAAGGTCCGCTCACGCCGCGAAAGGCTACCGAGCTGGCGATCCAGATGGCGCAGGGACTGGCTGCGGCGCACGAGAAGGGCGTGGTCCACCGCGACCTCAAGCCCGACAACCTGTGGGTCACGAAGGAAGGTCGCCTCAAGATCCTCGACTTCGGCCTGGCCAAGCAACTCCCGGGCATCGGCCAGGGCTCGGATTCCTACCTGCCCACGGCGGCCATCCAGCCGGAGCACCGCACCGAAGAGGGCATGATCCTGGGCACGCTCGGCTACATGTCGCCCGAGCAGGTGCGCGGTGAGGCTGTGGATGCCCGTGCGGATCTGTTCAGCTTCGGCGTGGTGCTGTTCGAGCTGCTCACGGGCAAGCGGGCCTTCGCCCGTGGTACGCCCAGCGACACCATGGCGGCCATCCTGCGGGACGACCCGCCCGATCTGGAGGGCCACAGCAAGCCGATCCCCCTGGCCCTGCGCCGCATCATTGACCACTGCCTGGAGAAGGCGCCTGCCCGGCGCTTCCGCGACGCCCACGACGTGGCCTTCGCCCTGGAGAACCTGTCCTCGTCCGACGGCACTGCGCCCATCACGGCGCCCTTCGCTCCCCAGAACCTGCGGGCCACGCGCATCTGGGCCGCCATGGGCCTCCTGCTTCTGCTGGCTGCAGGGGGCGGGGGTTGGGCCCTTGGCACCTGGCTCCAGGCGGGGCGCGGCCCCGTGCCCACGCCCGTGGCCCTGCGCCTTCTCACCACCAGCGGTCACGACACCTCCCCCGCCGTCAGTCCCGACGGCCGGACCATCGCCTTCAGCTCGGACCGGGATGGCCGATCGCGCATCTGGCTGAAGCAGCTCCGGGGCGGCGGGGAAGTGGCCCTCACGGAAGGGCGCGACGACTACCCGCGCTTCTCACCCGACGGCTCCTCCGTGCTGTTCATCCGGACCGAGGGGCGGAAGAGCTCCCTGCACCGCGCCGCGCTCCTCGGCGCGGACCCCCGGAAGGTGGCGGACAACGCCCTCTACGGGGACTGGTCCCCCGACGGCAGCCGCATCGCCTTCCTCCGGGAGCAGGTCGAGGGCGCCCGGACCATCACCCAGCTCCTGCTGGTCGACGTGAGTGGGGGCGGCGAGAAGGAACTGGCCCGCTTCTCGAACGAGCTGCTCTCCCATCCCCGCTGGAGTCCGGACGGCCGGCACATCGGCCTGAACAGCAGCCAGGGCACCTCGGGGGGCGCCATCGGCAATGCCTGGGTGGTGGACGTCAAGAGCGGGGCGATCCGGCAGTTCCCCTTCGCCAGCAAGTTCGGCGTGGGCTCGGCCCTGGCCTGGGTCACCTCCGAGGATTTCCTCTACTTCCAGTCGGAGTCCGTGGCCGGCAACGGCGTCTCGGTCAGCTCTTCCAAGGCCTACCGCCAGAGCCTCCGGGGCGGCCCGGCGCAGCCCCTCTTCTGGGCCCCCACGGCCGCACAGTGCGTGGACCTGCTGCCCGATGGCCGGGTGGTCTTCGACGGCATGTCCGGCCGGCAGAACCTCCGGGAATACACCCTCGCCGGGAAGGTGCCTCCGCGCTGGCTCACCCGGGGGAACATCAACGACCGGCAGCCGGTCTTCTCCCCGGACGGCGAGTGGGTGGTGTTCTCCTCCAACCGCTCCGGCAATCTGGATCTGTGGATGGTGTCCACGCGCACCGGCGCCCTCAAGAGCATCACGGAGGACGCCGCGGAAGACTGGGACCCTGGGTTCACGGCGGATGGTCGGCACCTGCTCTGGAGCTCGAACCGGAGCGGCGCCTTCGAGATCTGGAAGGCCGCCCTGGACGGGACCGGGGCGCACCAGGTGAGCCAGGATGGCGAGGACGCGGAGAACCCCACCGAGACCAGGGATGGAAAGTGGGTGGTCTTCACGTCTGCGAACCGGAACAAGCAGGGCCTCTGGAAGGTCCATCCAGACGGCAGCGGCGCGCAGCTGCTGGTCTCGGGTACCACGATCCTGCTGCCGGAGGTCTCGCCCGACGGTCAACATGTGCTGTACCAGAAGCAGGCCAACTCGCTGGACGTGACGCTCCACGTGTGCCGGGTGGAGGACGGTGCCGAAGTCCCCTTCACCATCCACATCCAGGGCCAGCGGAAGTCCGTCATCACCCTTGGCCGGGCCCGCTGGACCCCCGACGGACGCCGCATCGTCTTCACGGCACAGGACCAGCGCGGCCTGGACGGCGTCTGCATCCAGGACTTCGTGCCCGGCCGGGACACCACCGCCACCCGCCGCAACCTCGCTGGCTTCGACCCCGACTGGATCACCGAGTCCCTGGGCCTCTCCCCGGATGGGAAGCGGCTGGTGCTCTCAGAATCCGAGCGGGTGTTCAGCGTCATGGTCGCCGAGGGCGCCACGAGCCTCGTCCCCCAGCGCAGGGTGGCGAAATGAGGCTGACGGGCGCGGGGCCGGGGGTCGCTGGATGAGCGAAGGCATTGAAGGCGCCCGCGACCTCGTCCCGGACCCGTCCCGGGCCGAGACCCTGGCGGATCAGACCGACCGGCCCTCCGATCCCAACCTGTCGCAGGCGGAGACCTATGCGGGCGACTCCTCCGCATTCGAGGGGCCACCGCGTCCCCGCCCCGGGAAGGAGCCCGACTTCCCCGTGAAAGACTGGGACCGGTACGAGTTCCTGGGCTTCCTGGGCCAGGGTGGCATGGGCATGGTCTTCCTCGCCCGGGATCGCAAGCTCGGGCGCGAGGTGGCCATCAAGTTCGTGCGCCTGGAGGATGAGCGACACCTGCAGCGCTTCATGGTGGAAGCCCGCGCCCAGGCACGGGTGGACCACGAGCATGTCTGCAAGGTCTTCGAAGTCGGCGAGGTCGAGGGCCGGGTCTTCATCACCATGCAGCGCATCACTGGCGACTCTCTGGATGTGGCGACTTCGGGCCTGTCCCTGGAACAGAAGGTCATCGCCCTGCGGGACGCGGCCCGGGGCGTGCACGAGGCCCACCGCGTGGGCATCATCCACCGGGATCTGAAACCGTCGAACATCATGGTCGAGCGGGGGGAGGATGGCGCGCTGCGGACCTTCGTCATGGACTTCGGCCTGGCCCGCGAGTGGAACCAGGACGTCACGGAGACCGGCTCGGTGCTCGGCACACCCGCCTACATGTCGCCGGAGCAGGCCCGGGGCGAGCTCGACCTGCTGGACCGGCGTACGGACATCTACAGCCTGGGCGCCACGCTCTACCAGGTGACCACCGGCCGCCCGCCCGTCCCGGGCGCCAACGCGCTGGAGATCCTCAGCGCCATCGGCTCGGTGGACATCCAGCCCATGCGGGTCCACAGCCTGGACATCCCCAGGGACCTGGAGGCCATCACCCTCAAGTGCCTGGAGAAGGACCGCGCTCGGCGCTATGACTCCGCCAAGGCCCTGGCCGATGACCTGGACCGGTTTCTCGCGGGTGAGTCCGTCGTGGCGCGGCATGCCGGCCTCATCTACCGCACGCATCGCCGGTTCATGCGCCACAAGGCACTGGCCATCACTGGCACCGTGGCCGTGGTCCTGGTGCTCCTGGCCCTGGGCCTGGCCCTCAAGACCCGCCGGGACGCGGCCCGCCGGGAGCGCCTGGCCCAGCAGTTCATGGAGTCCATGGCCCGCATCGAATCACTGGCGAGGTATTCGGCCCTTTCCCCCCTGCATGACATCCGGCCCGACCTGCAGACCGTCCGGGCCCACATGACCCAGCTGCAGGAAGACATGCGACGGGCGGGTGCCCTGGCCAACGGACCCGGCCACTATGCCCTGGGCCGCGGGTACCTGACGCTGGACGACCAGGAGAAGGCCCGAGAGCATCTCCAGATGGCCTGGGACGCCGGGTATCGCGAGCCGCGAGTGGCTTTCGCGTTGGCCCTGGTACTGGGCCACCAGTACCAGGAAAAGCTCCTGGAAGCGGAGCGCATGCCATCGGCGGATCAGCGCGAGGCGCGAACGCGGCAGATCGACGCCACCCTGCGCACCCCGACCCTCGGCTTCCTTCGGCAGGCCCGGGGGGCGGACGTGCCTTCGCCCGCCTACCTGGAAGCGCTCATGGCGTTCTACGAAGGGCGGCTCGATGAGGCGCTGGCGCGGCTGAAGGCACTGGGAAGCGAACTGCCCTGGTTCTTCGAGGCCCCGCTGCTCCGGGGCTCGCTCCTGCAGGCCCGGGCCTGGACTTGGTGGAACCAGGGAAAGCCAGAGGCCGCGCTCGCGGACTTCGAGACCGGCCGTCGCGACCTGGCCGCTGCCGCGGCCAGTGGGCGCAGCGCACCGGCCGCCTACGCGGCGCTCGCGGAGCTGGAGCTCAACGCGCTGATCATGGAGAAGTACGGCCAGGGCCAAGTGCGGCCCGCCTTCGAGCGGGGCA contains these protein-coding regions:
- a CDS encoding M23 family metallopeptidase, with product MSSHQPERRRALRSSRPDSGRWLTVMVVFSDRTFRWSLTRRLMLWVLGGVVGFWALAMIGSGYGLWATKKIMSFGRLAKETQEQQEQLRSSLDQAQALESEVATLRKQHTELLKLLDPKAPAGSPLPALPGQPNATPLPPGTQERLSRLRQDLDYTSKQAAVVRARMEPVIRAWSHTPSIPPTAGYLSSGFGVRVSPFSRSNEEGDGLLGYHTGIDISNAIDTPVQATADGEVVEAGWMDRYGWGVRVRHTDDQETLYAHLNRLDAKVGQKVSRGDILGAMGRSGNATGVHLHYEVRRNGKPVNPQPYLRLQRQWLRALGKQS
- a CDS encoding UbiA-like polyprenyltransferase; this encodes MEPSEPDLQQVQAPQAPPADPADHPASPRPGESNQPVHSSRSGLRSLPELLDMIKFEHTVFALPFALLGAIGAAQGLPPLRTALWILAAMVGARTAAMTFNRLVDMDVDAENPRTASRALPAGRVSKAAAMALLGVGIVLFGLAAGALGPLTWALSPLALVIILGYSLCKRFTAWAHLVLGLSLSGAPLGAWIAVSGRVEAPALWLSAGVLAWTAGFDILYSLQDEAFDRSRGLHSIPSKLGTRGALFLSRALHIGALVCWGLFNHQMGGHLWSWAGWGAVAAMLAREQWLVRSGDLTHIDQAFFTLNSLIGLVFFAGHALEYWLSRSLLAPL
- a CDS encoding SpoIIE family protein phosphatase encodes the protein MKPLVLHIPGRPPIPLEGEAKAWTLGRSSQNDVAIPDASLSRHHARISLKDGIPYLEDLGSLNGTSLNGERITVPHPLREEDEIRLGQVPIRLGSPSQGPRVRIGAESDASSSAGSIVLPLDRLRAGPDRRSEAPETLRLREVIREIQALSLELLEDSPPEQLLSHLLDRLWTLLRPWRAAVLIQDNRAGLHTVASRGPEGNQPILLARSLVDAALERKESVLFNDFGDNQGLASPSLMLSGVTSAMVTPLEHQGVVKGLLYLDSHPPRPPFNEEDLRLASILAHLATAKLEQGRMREEAMARKKVDQELDLARHIQQGLLPGFPPDIAGYEIHGNNLPSRQVSGDLFGWWPRSDGRWLFCLADVSGKGLGPGLLMASLQATLEAWTERDLSTADLAFQLSRMLARHTDGRRFVTAFLALLDPRTGALTYTNAGHNPALFLCPGGTIRNLEAQGLPLAMLPGNPYEEATIQLESGDLLVVYTDGITEATDPQEEEFGVEALTTFVRARRGEPLPALDAGLLGELDRFTQGAPYPDDRTLLMLRKT
- a CDS encoding serine/threonine-protein kinase is translated as MSLQPGIHLGPYEILSPLGAGGMGEVWKAKDTRLDRFVAVKVLPEHLAKHPESLARFEREAKAVAALNHPNITGIFDLGTTGGTAYVAMELLEGESLRTRLESGPLSPKRATELAIQLAQGLAAAHEKGVVHRDLKPDNLWITKDGRLKILDFGLAKQLPGIGQGSDSYLPTAAIQAEHHTEKGMILGTLGYMSPEQVRGEAVDARADLFSFGVVLFEMLTGRRAFARDTASDTMAAILRDDPPELEGTSRPIPMALRRIIDHCLEKAPARRFRDAHDVAFALENLSSPEGPAPITAPFAPQNRRATQAWALIAGAAMLGAGLAGWLLRGGAPAPPTFQPLTNERGTLSAARFIPNTSEVLYSARWGVQPEQWYTRKLEQPGVQAVPGGEGPILSVTRDGEVLALTQAYLTHGQLSGRLFSLPVVGGSPREWAEGTWGCDQGERSGDMACILGSYGAEIRIEWPLGHTVYRCLNTLRSLRIRGDQLVVFQEKQGNVEEGVLLLLDRKGLVRELCSLRGFTGLAWGPRADEIWVSTYHRGESRILALDLAGKSRVLLHHAGRLEIQDVDGRGRVLAALHTYQRHTFAHLEGEPSDRDLGWLDAQATMGMTSDARTVLLANLGEWSTTEGALYLRPIAGGPAQRMGMAGSSQPTLSLNGKWVGSFTRDPEFSLIVTPTGQGIARKVPLPEMRDGDISANVFNDGRQAFVWGSLNRGPFGGFSLDLASGSIRKVTRDGLSPFLFESPCSPDGQWLALIDGNKTEKGANPIVIIHPDGTGERIYTWLKPGEAISSWGADSASLIVWDRNRLPAVVERLDLATGRRTRMAQITPPDPAGVPGIQGVFLSPTGTRYAYNFVRRLSQLYTIEGLK
- a CDS encoding dipeptidase, which codes for MIRSAALAILWSALLAAQADPALLHARKLLKSTVLVDGHNDLPWTIREDPKAPRDVEAYDLRKRTTSEVDLARLKQGLLGAQFWSIYVPGETKEGFAKVQLEQFDIARRMIAKYHEALELALSTSDIRRIRAKGKLASLLGMEGGHVLENSLGALRTYHDLGARYLTLTHNVTLDWADAAMDKPTHGGLTPFGKEVVREMNRLGMLVDISHVNPDVMRDVLDTSEAPVIFSHSCARALVDHPRNVPDGILQRMAGNGGVVMVTFIPPFVNRASRAWEAGLEKAAKGMSYDEAGYKKLEADYIQAQGPSPKASLKDVADHIDHVAKVAGHDHVGIASDFWGGTTPVGLEDVSKYPDLFAELIRRGWSDRDLRKLAGENLLRAFAKAEGIARRLQKQRPASTATIEGLDRKK